One part of the Lotus japonicus ecotype B-129 chromosome 2, LjGifu_v1.2 genome encodes these proteins:
- the LOC130739521 gene encoding uncharacterized protein LOC130739521 has product MLGSGSVQVHRSMHSVENDRLRRAHSDVTARRLAGEESGSREYENRAGSDEKQKPAAVLSCEPEAKRLSNLERFLQAITPSVHAQYLSKRTMRGFRMCDVEFQPYFVLGDLWESFREWSAYGAGVPLVLNGNDSVVQYYVPFLSGIQIYATTPKPSLLSRQQGEDSDSDFRDSSSDGSSDCEPERGFKCLREHRNPVHLSDEVPHWMGRLSLRDHCPVPQDGFSSDDGESVNSQGYLLFEYLEQDPPYSREPLADKILDLALRFPELATLRSCDILPCSWISIAWYPIYRIPTGPTLKDLDACFLTYHSLYTPMGGLQRVQAPVVSYPSEMDGVPKMSLPVFGLASYKFKGSLWTPNGGYERQLAISLVQAADSWLRLLQVNHPDFLFFSRR; this is encoded by the exons ATGTTGGGTTCTGGTTCGGTTCAGGTGCACCGGTCCATGCACAGTGTGGAGAACGATAGGCTGCGGAGGGCTCACAGCGACGTCACGGCGAGGCGGTTGGCCGGTGAGGAATCGGGAAGCAGGGAGTATGAGAACCGGGCTGGGTCTGATGAGAAGCAAAAACCGGCAGCCGTGTTGTCCTGTGAACCGGAGGCGAAGCGGCTGAGCAATCTTGAGCGGTTCTTGCAGGCAATCACGCCCTCCGTGCATGCTCAGTATTTATCAAAG AGGACCATGAGAGGGTTTCGGATGTGTGATGTGGAGTTTCAGCCATACTTTGTTCTTGGGGATCTATGGGAATCTTTCAGAGAGTGGAGTGCATATGGTGCTGGAGTGCCACTTGTGCTGAATGGCAATGATAGTGTTGTTCAATATTATGTCCCCTTTCTTTCTGGAATTCAAATTTATGCCACAACTCCAAAGCCATCTTTACTGTCAAG GCAACAAGGCGAGGACAGTGATAGTGATTTCAGGGACTCCAGTAGTGATGGTAGCAGTGATTGTGAACCTGAAAGAGGATTTAAATGCTTGAGGGAGCATAGGAATCCTGTGCATCTGTCAGATGAGGTCCCTCATTGGATGGGAAGATTATCTTTGAGAGATCATTGTCCTGTTCCTCAAGATGGCTTTTCTAGTGATGATGGTGAATCTGTCAATTCTCAAGGTTACTTACTTTTTGAATATCTTGAACAAGACCCTCCGTACAGCCGCGAACCTTTGGCTGATAAA ATATTGGACCTTGCATTACGTTTTCCAGAACTGGCTACACTTAGAAGTTGTGATATACTACCATGTAGTTGGATATCCATAGCATG GTATCCAATTTACAGGATACCCACTGGCCCTACATTGAAAGACCTTGATGCTTGCTTTTTGACGTACCACTCTCTTTATACCCCTATGGGAG GTTTACAAAGAGTGCAGGCTCCTGTAGTGTCATATCCTAGTGAGATGGATGGCGTCCCTAAAATGTCCTTACCTGTTTTTGGTCTTGCTTCCTACAAATTCAAAGGATCTCTGTGGACTCCTAATGGCGGATACGAGCGCCAACTAGCTATCTCTCTTGTTCAGGCTGCTGACAGTTGGTTAAGATTGCTTCAGGTCAATCACCCGGACTTCCTTTTTTTCAGCCGTAGATAA
- the LOC130739518 gene encoding receptor protein kinase-like protein ZAR1 yields MHPPLVFFLFLLCTSLVAPVSSINHEGSVLLTLKQSIITDPQGSLSNWNSSDNTPCSWNGITCMDQTVVAITIPKRSLYGSLPSALGSLSQLRHVNLRNNKLFGSLPAELFEAQGLQSLVLYGNSLSGSVPNEIGKLRYLQTLDLSQNSFNGSLPSALAQCKRLKTVGLSHNNFTGPLPDGFGGGLSLLEKLDLSFNQFSGSIPSDMGKLSSLQGNVDLSHNHFSGLIPASLGNLPEKVYIDLSYNNLSGPIPQTGALMNRGPTAFIGNSGLCGPPLKNLCALDTPGSPSSLPFLPDSNPPQGSNDNGKSEKSKGLSKGAVVGIVVGDIIGICLLGLLFSYFYSRVCGFNQDLDENGFDKGGKERRECLCFRKDESESPSDHAEQYDLVPLDAQVAFDLDELLKASAFVLGKSGIGIVYKVVLEDGLTLAVRRLGEGGAQRFKEFQTEVEAIGKLRHPNVVTLRAYYWSVDEKLLIYDYISNGSLATAIHGKAGLVAFTPLSWSDRMKIIKGIAKGLVYLHEFSPKKYVHGDLKPSNILLGHSMEPHISDFGLGRLANIAGGTPTLQSSRVAAEKPRERQKSLSTEVAANILGNGYQAPEALKMVKPSQKWDVYSYGVILLEMITGRLPIVQVGNSEMDLVQWIQFCIDEKEPLSDVLDPFLAEDAEKEEEIIAVLKIALACVHSSPEKRPMMRHVLDALDRLSISSD; encoded by the exons ATGCATCCTCCTCTggttttcttcctttttcttctctgCACTTCTCTTGTTGCACCTGTGAGCTCTATCAACCATGAAGGCTCTGTGCTTTTAACACTGAAGCAGTCCATCATCACAGACCCACAAGGCTCTCTGAGTAACTGGAACTCTTCCGACAACACTCCATGCTCATGGAACGGAATCACATGCATGGATCAAACCGTTGTCGCCATTACCATCCCAAAGAGGAGCCTATATGGTTCTCTCCCCTCTGCTCTAGGATCTCTCTCCCAGCTCCGCCATGTCAACTTGAGGAACAACAAGCTATTCGGAAGCTTGCCTGCTGAACTCTTTGAAGCTCAGGGACTGCAGAGTTTGGTGCTTTATGGGAATTCCTTATCTGGGTCTGTTCCAAATGAGATTGGGAAGCTCAGGTACCTTCAAACTCTTGATTTGTCACAAAATTCCTTTAATGGGTCTTTACCTTCTGCACTAGCTCAATGCAAGAGGCTCAAAACTGTTGGTCTTAGTCATAACAATTTTACTGGTCCTCTGCCTGATGGATTTGGTGGGGGTTTGTCTTTGCTGGAAAAGCTAGACCTTTCTTTCAATCAATTTAGTGGTTCTATTCCTAGTGATATGGGGAAGCTATCAAGCTTGCAAGGGAATGTTGATTTGTCTCATAATCATTTTAGTGGTTTAATCCCAGCTAGCCTTGGTAATCTTCCTGAGAAGGTCTATATTGATCTTTCTTACAACAATTTGAGTGGGCCAATACCCCAAACTGGTGCATTAATGAATAGAGGACCAACAGCTTTTATTGGAAATTCTGGTCTATGTGGCCCCCCTTTGAAGAATTTATGTGCCTTGGATACTCCTGGATCACCTTCCTCTCTTCCTTTTTTACCTGACAGTAACCCACCTCAAGGTAGTAATGACAATGGGAAAAGTGAGAAAAGCAAAGGGCTGAGTAAGGGTGCTGTGGTTGGCATTGTTGTGGGAGATATAATTGGGATTTGCCTTTTAGGTTTGCTTTTCTCTTACTTCTACTCAAGGGTTTGTGGTTTTAATCAGGATCTAGATGAAAATGGTTTTGACAAAGGAGGGAAAGAGAGAAGGGAGTGCTTATGCTTCAGAAAGGATGAATCTGAGTCCCCATCTGATCATGCTGAGCAATATGACCTTGTTCCATTAGATGCTCAAGTAGCCTTTGATTTGGATGAGCTTCTTAAGGCTTCAGCTTTTGTTCTTGGAAAGAGTGGAATAGGGATTGTCTACAAAGTGGTACTTGAAGATGGGCTTACCTTGGCTGTGAGAAGATTGGGAGAGGGAGGTGCTCAAAGGTTTAAAGAGTTCCAAACAGAAGTTGAAGCAATAGGGAAGTTAAGGCATCCAAATGTTGTTACTCTGAGGGCCTATTACTGGTCAGTTGATGAGAAGCTTCTCATCTATGATTATATCTCCAATGGAAGCCTTGCTACAGCAATTCATG GGAAGGCTGGACTTGTCGCATTTACACCACTATCTTGGTCCGATCGAATGAAAATCATAAAAGGAATCGCGAAAGGATTGGTCTACCTGCATGAGTTTAGTCCCAAAAAGTATGTTCATGGAGACCTGAAACCAAGTAACATACTACTAGGCCATAGCATGGAACCCCACATTTCTGATTTTGGTCTTGGACGCCTTGCGAATATTGCTGGAGGGACTCCAACCTTGCAATCCAGCCGAGTTGCTGCGGAGAAACCCCGAGAAAGACAAAAGAGCTTATCCACAGAAGTAGCAGCTAACATTTTGGGGAACGGTTATCAGGCTCCAGAAGCACTGAAAATGGTGAAGCCATCACAGAAGTGGGATGTTTATTCTTATGGTGTAATTTTGCTTGAAATGATCACAGGAAGATTGCCAATTGTCCAAGTGGGAAACTCAGAAATGGACCTTGTTCAGTGGATTCAGTTCTGCATTGATGAGAAGGAGCCACTCTCAGATGTCCTAGATCCCTTTTTAGCTGAAGATGCAGAAAAGGAAGAGGAGATTATTGCAGTTTTGAAGATTGCACTTGCTTGTGTCCATAGCAGCCCTGAAAAGAGACCCATGATGAGGCATGTCCTTGATGCTTTAGATAGATTGTCCATATCCTCTGATTGA
- the LOC130739520 gene encoding reticulon-like protein B14, with protein MPILFDRHRLHAIFGGGKVAEIMLWEDKKLSAAVLAGFSIIWFLFEVVEYHFITLLCHILIAIMLILFVWYQAAGLIIWNTPSIHDLEIPESTLRFFCEKLSWLLKKFYDISTGKDMTLFVVTITSLWIMSAIGAYVSTLNLLYFMFLCMVTLPIMYERYESEVDYIASKGNQDVKRLFKTLDSKFLNKIPKGPVKEKRFR; from the exons ATGCCAATTTTATTTGACCGCCACAGACTGCATGCTATTTTTGGCGGTGGAAAGG TTGCTGAAATAATGCTATGGGAGGACAAAAAGTTATCAGCTGCGGTCCTAGCTGGGTTCTCCATCATTTGGTTTCTCTTTGAAGTGGTGGAATACCATTTTATTACTCTACTCTGTCACATCCTTATAGCCATTATGCTCATTCTCTTTGTTTGGTATCAAGCAGCAGGACTCATCATATG GAACACTCCCAGTATCCATGATCTTGAAATCCCAGAATCTACCTTAAGATTCTTCTGTGAAAAACTCAGCTGGTTGTTGAAGAAATTTTATGATATTTCAACCGGGAAAGATATGACACTATTCGTTGTG ACAATCACCAGTCTCTGGATCATGTCAGCAATTGGGGCTTATGTCAGCACTTTGAATCTTTTATATTTCA tGTTTCTCTGCATGGTGACCCTGCCTATTATGTACGAGCGTTATGAATCTGAGGTGGATTATATAGCAAGCAAAGGAAACCAAGACGTGAAGAGATTGTTCAAGACATTGGATTCTAAATTTCTCAATAAGATTCCTAAGGGACCAGTTAAAGAAAAGAGATTCAGATGA
- the LOC130739519 gene encoding uncharacterized protein LOC130739519 — protein sequence MWLWAYSIARLFTEQDPSFSLSLCFTSHRPAATHTFTHKNNTSGGMPEKKPVIGLTWQPQLPISSSLKATDGSQIKTRTEASSSTVWKPNSELVDGLFVPPNDPRKLNKLLRKQVKDTAGKNWFNMPAQTITPELQKDLKLLKLRGAIDPKRHYKKGDSKSKTLPKYFQMGTVVDSPLDFFSGRLTKAERKASFAEELLSDPNLEAYRKRKVREIEEQNKPAGNENWKIKGGSSRKRAKEKRNR from the exons ATGTGGTTATGGGCTTATAGTATAGCCCGTTTGTTTACCGAGCAAGACCCCTCCTTCTCTCTCTCGCTCTGTTTCACATCTCACAGACCGGCGGCAACACACACGTTCACGCACAAAAACAACACAAGCGGAG GAATGCCAGAGAAGAAGCCGGTGATTGGGTTGACATGGCAACCACAGTTGCCGATTTCATCTTCATTAAAAGCCACAGATGGATCCCAAATCAAAACTCGAACCGAGGCATCAAGCAGCACTGTTTGGAAACCCAATTCAGAGCTGGTTGATGGCCTTTTTGTTCCTCCAAATGATCCCAGAAAATTGAACAAGTTACTGAGAAAGCAAGTCAAAGATACTGCTGGGAAAAATTG GTTCAACATGCCGGCTCAAACCATCACCCCTGAGTTGCAGAAAGATCTCAAGTTATTGAAG TTGAGGGGTGCCATTGATCCCAAGCGTCACTACAAGAAGGGTGATTCAAAATCAAAGACACTTCCCAAGTATTTCCAG ATGGGAACAGTTGTAGATTCTCCACTGGACTTCTTCTCTGGAAGACTAACAAAGGCGGAGAGGAAAGCATCGTTTGCAGAGGAGCTGCTTTCTGATCCAAACCTTGAAGCCTATAG GAAGCGGAAGGTTCGAGAAATCGAAGAACAAAACAAACCAGCTGGGAATGAAAATTGGAAGATTAAAGGTGGGAGTTCCCGGAAGCGGGCAAAAGAAAAGAGGAATCGCTGA
- the LOC130739515 gene encoding putative pentatricopeptide repeat-containing protein At1g12700, mitochondrial, with protein MLLRRRRFPILQHLGVFSNPRSFLLHPLHSPQYSSSKRNREQLLNSMRDLKTVDAALDFFNKMVAMNPFPSVKDFNCLCSIVVKMKHYTTAISLIKRMHSLGVKIDSWTLNIVVNCLCRLKRTVFGLSILGLMFKIGLEPTVVTINTIVNGLCVEGNVEQALGLAERIENMGYESDSYTHGAIINGLCKVGDTSVAIGYLRKVEKRGCKLNVVAYSAIMDGLCKDGLVPEALGLWSEMTGKGIQPTLVTYNCLIKGLCDFGRWQDAAILLGMMMKKGIMPDVQTFSAIVDNFCKEGMITRAESVIGFMVRMGVEPNDFTYNAMINAHCLQNQMKEAMDVLDMMVRKGCLPCTVTYTSLIHGWCKIKNMNKAMSLLCEMINKGLSPNICTWNALIGGLCKVWKPLAAKELIFTMQKHGQLPNLRTYAIILDGLFKCNFYSEAISLFRALEQMNLDRHILIYSIVLDGMCSFGKLNDARELFSCLPAKGLKINVYTYTIMIKGLCKEGLLDDAEDLLMNMEENGCPPNACTYNVLVQGLLRIYDILRSAKYLQLMKGKGFSADATTTELLISSFSGIKGENAFQEFLQKLVGV; from the coding sequence ATGTTGTTGCGAAGAAGAAGGTTCCCAATCCTTCAACATTTGGGCGTTTTCTCAAACCCTAGGAGCTTTCTTCTTCACCCATTACATTCCCCTCAATATTCATCTTCCAAGCGGAACAGGGAGCAGTTATTGAATTCCATGAGAGATCTCAAAACTGTCGATGCTGCTTTGGATTTCTTCAACAAAATGGTTGCAATGAACCCTTTCCCATCTGTCAAAGACTTCAATTGTTTGTGCAGCATTGTTGTGAAGATGAAGCATTACACCACCGCCATTTCGCTAATCAAACGAATGCATTCGTTGGGGGTGAAAATTGATTCATGGACCCTCAATATTGTCGTCAATTGTCTCTGCCGATTGAAGCGAACGGTATTCGGGTTATCGATTTTAGGGCTTATGTTTAAAATTGGTTTGGAGCCGACGGTAGTGACGATTAACACCATTGTTAACGGGCTTTGTGTGGAGGGCAATGTGGAACAAGCATTGGGGTTAGCTGAGCGTATCGAAAATATGGGCTATGAATCGGATAGTTACACCCATGGAGCAATAATTAATGGATTGTGTAAGGTAGGTGATACTTCTGTCGCTATTGGGTATCTAAGGAAGGTGGAAAAAAGAGGTTGCAAATTGAATGTCGTAGCTTATAGTGCAATTATGGATGGTCTTTGCAAGGATGGGTTGGTACCTGAGGCTTTGGGTTTGTGGTCAGAAATGACTGGTAAAGGTATTCAACCTACTCTTGTCACCTACAATTGCTTAATTAAAGGACTTTGTGATTTTGGTAGATGGCAAGATGCTGCAATTCTACTTGGTATGATGATGAAAAAGGGAATCATGCCTGATGTGCAAACTTTCTCGGCTATCGTTGACAATTTTTGCAAAGAGGGGATGATTACAAGGGCTGAAAGTGTAATAGGTTTCATGGTTCGTATGGGAGTGGAGCCTAATGATTTCACCTATAACGCAATGATTAATGCTCATTGTTTGCAAAATCAAATGAAGGAGGCCATGGATGTTCTTGATATGATGGTTCGCAAGGGTTGCTTGCCATGCACTGTAACTTATACGTCATTAATCCATGGGTGgtgtaaaattaaaaacatgaaTAAGGCTATGTCTCTCTTGTGTGAGATGATTAATAAAGGATTAAGTCCAAACATCTGCACATGGAATGCTCTTATTGGTGGGTTATGCAAAGTATGGAAACCTCTAGCTGCAAAAGAATTGATTTTTACAATGCAAAAGCATGGCCAACTTCCCAATCTCCGTACTTATGCTATTATTTTGGATGGCCTATTCAAATGCAATTTTTATTCAGAGGCAATATCATTATTTAGGGCATTGGAACAGATGAATTTGGATCgtcatattttaatttatagtaTTGTACTTGATGGGATGTGCAGTTTTGGAAAACTGAATGATGCGCGGGAACTCTTTTCTTGTCTACCAGCTAAAGGTTTGAAAATTAATGTTTATACATATACAATAATGATTAAAGGCCTATGTAAAGAAGGATTATTGGATGATGCTGAAGACTTACTGATGAATATGGAAGAGAATGGCTGTCCCCCTAATGCTTGTACTTATAATGTTTTGGTTCAAGGATTACTGCGAATATATGATATTTTAAGGTCAGCAAAATACCTTCAACTAATGAAAGGCAAAGGTTTTTCTGCAGATGCTACCACTACAGAATTGCTTATCAGCTCCTTCTCTGGTATTAAAGGAGAAAATGCATTTCAAGAGTTTTTGCAGAAATTAGTTGGGGTATAA
- the LOC130739516 gene encoding alpha,alpha-trehalose-phosphate synthase [UDP-forming] 5-like, whose amino-acid sequence MVSRSYSNLLDLTSCGSPSFGRERKRFPRVATVAGVLCELDDDTNSAGSDAPSSISQERMIIVGNQLPLRAHRKDNGTWDFAWDEDSLLLQLKDGLGEDVEVIYIGCLREEIEPKEQDDVAQYLLDNFKCVPTFLPPDLFSKFYHGFCKQHLWPLFHYMLPLSPDLGGRFDRSLWQAYVSVNKIFADKVMEVISPDDDFVWVHDYHLMVLPTFLRKRFNRMRLGFFLHSPFPSSEIYRTLPVRDELLRALLNSDLIGFHTFDYARHFLSCCSRMLGLSYQSKRGYIGIEYYGRTVSIKILPVGIHIAQLQSVMNLPETERKVAELHDQFKGRTVLLGVDDMDIFKGISLKLLAMEQLLLQHPDKRGEVVLVQIANPARGRGKDVQEVQSETYATAKRINDKFGRSGYTPVILIDTPLQFYERIAYYVIAECCLVTAVRDGMNLIPYEYIICRQGNEKLDEILGINTSTEKKSMLVVSEFIGCTPSLSGAIRVNPWNIDAVSEAMDTALMVPESEKKMRHEKHYRYVSTHDVAYWARSFLQDLERACKDHLRRRCWGIGFGLGFRVIAVDPNFRKLSVDHIVSAYKRTKHRAILLDYDSTMMQPGSISTAPNSEAVSILNSLCRDTKNVVYIVSAKERMILTEWFSSCETLGIGAEHGFFVRTNRDAEWETCVSVPDFDWKQIAEPVMQLYMETTDGSNIEAKESALVWNYEYADRDFGSCQAKELLDHLESVLSNEPVSVKSSSNVVEVKPQGVNKGIVAEHLLLRMQQKGVLPDFVLCVGDDRSDEDMFEVITSAKASLSPVAEVFPCAVGQKPSKAKYYLEDPSEILRMLQGLSNASEKSARSSSLSSP is encoded by the exons ATGGTTTCGAGGTCGTATTCTAACTTGTTGGATCTTACTTCATGTGGCTCCCCATCTTTTGGTCGGGAAAGGAAAAGGTTTCCTCGGGTGGCCACTGTTGCTGGTGTTCTGTGTGAGCTAGATGATGATACCAACAGTGCTGGTTCTGATGCTCCCTCTTCCATCTCTCAAGAAAGGATGATCATTGTGGGTAATCAGCTTCCTTTACGAGCTCACAGGAAAGATAATGGCACGTGGGACTTCGCCTGGGATGAGGACTCGCTCCTTTTGCAGTTGAAAGATGGTCTTGGGGAGGATGTGGAAGTTATCTATATTGGTTGTCTCAGGGAAGAAATTGAGCCAAAGGAGCAAGATGATGTTGCTCAGTACTTGCTTGACAATTTCAAATGTGTGCCCACGTTCCTCCCTCCTGATCTTTTTAGTAAATTTTATCATGGATTCTGCAAACAACACCTGTGGCCTTTATTTCACTACATGCTTCCGTTATCACCTGATCTCGGTGGCCGATTTGATAGGTCCCTTTGGCAAGCTTATGTTTCCGTGAACAAGATATTCGCAGACAAAGTGATGGAAGTCATTAGCCCCGATGATGACTTTGTGTGGGTTCATGACTACCATTTGATGGTTCTCCCCACATTTTTGAGAAAGAGGTTTAACAGGATGAGGCTTGGATTCTTCCTTCATAGTCCATTtccttcctctgagatatatcGAACACTTCCTGTTAGGGATGAACTTCTCAGAGCTCTTCTGAACTCTGATCTTATTGGGTTTCATACTTTTGATTATGCCAGGCACTTCCTCTCCTGTTGCAGTAGAATGCTTGGGCTTTCTTACCAGTCCAAGCGTGGCTACATTGGTATTGAGTACTATGGTAGAACTGTTAGTATTAAGATTCTTCCTGTTGGCATTCATATTGCACAGCTTCAATCTGTCATGAATCTTCCTGAGACAGAAAGAAAGGTTGCAGAATTACATGATCAGTTCAAAGGACGAACTGTGCTTCTTGGGGTTGATGACATGGATATCTTCAAAGGAATCAGCTTAAAACTTTTAGCTATGGAACAATTGCTTTTACAACATCCTGATAAGAGGGGCGAAGTTGTTCTGGTCCAAATTGCCAACCCTGCAAGAGGCCGGGGGAAGGATGTCCAGGAGGTACAAAGTGAAACTTATGCTACAGCAAAAAGGATAAATGATAAATTTGGAAGGTCTGGATACACACCTGTAATCTTGATTGATACACCACTCCAATTTTATGAGCGAATTGCCTATTATGTGATTGCAGAATGTTGTCTTGTTACAGCAGTGAGAGATGGGATGAACCTTATTCCCTATGAATATATCATATGTAGACAAGGAAATGAGAAGCTAGATGAGATTTTAGGGATTAACACATCTACAGAAAAAAAGAGTATGCTGGTTGTGTCTGAGTTCATTGGGTGCACCCCATCACTAAGTGGGGCAATTCGAGTCAATCCATGGAATATTGATGCTGTTTCTGAAGCTATGGATACTGCCTTAATGGTCCCAGAGTCTGAAAAAAAGATGCGGCATGAGAAGCATTATAGGTATGTTAGCACTCATGATGTTGCATATTGGGCACGTAGCTTCTTGCAGGATCTGGAAAGGGCATGTAAGGATCATCTCAGGAGGAGATGCTGGGGTATTGGTTTTGGTTTAGGATTTCGAGTAATCGCTGTAGACCCAAATTTCAGGAAGTTATCAGTTGATCATATTGTTTCAGCTTATAAGAGGACCAAGCACAGAGCAATTCTATTGGATTATGATAGTACCATGATGCAACCTGGATCAATCAGCACAGCACCAAATTCTGAAGCTGTAAGCATCTTGAACAGCTTGTGCAGGGACACCAAGAATGTTGTTTACATAGTCAGTGCAAAGGAGAGAATGATTCTTACTGAATGGTTTTCTTCTTGTGAAACTCTGGGAATTGGTGCAGAGCATGGTTTTTTTGTGAG GACAAATCGAGATGCAGAATGGGAAACTTGTGTTTCTGTTCCAGATTTTGACTGGAAACAGATTGCTGAGCCAGTAATGCAGTTATACATGGAAACAACCGATGGCTCTAACATAGAGGCCAAAGAGAGTGCTCTCGTTTGGAATTACGAGTACGCTGACCGAGACTTCGGTTCATGCCAGGCTAAGGAGCTTTTAGATCATCTTGAAAGTGTTCTCTCTAATGAGCCTGTTTCTGTTAAAAGTAGTTCAAACGTTGTGGAAGTTAAACCTCAG GGTGTGAACAAGGGCATTGTAGCAGAACATCTTCTCTTAAGGATGCAACAAAAAGGAGTACTCCCGGATTTTGTTTTATGCGTTGGGGACGACAGATCTGATGAGGACATGTTTGAGgttataacaagtgcaaaaGCCTCACTTTCTCCAGTCGCCGAAGTGTTCCCTTGTGCCGTTGGGCAGAAACCTAGTAAGGCCAAGTATTACTTGGAAGACCCAAGTGAGATTCTGAGAATGCTGCAAGGCCTGTCTAATGCTTCTGAAAAGTCTGCTAGAAGTTCTTCCCTGTCTTCTCCTTAA